The sequence below is a genomic window from Haloferax mediterranei ATCC 33500.
TCCCCACCGAACTGACCAGATTAACCAGATGGCGACGATTCTCGTCTCCGCGCTCCGCGGCGAGACGCCATCGAATATTCTCATCTACGGGAAGACCGGGACCGGGAAGACGGCAAGTGCGAAGTTTGTCAGTCAGGAACTGGAGTCTACCTCGCAGAAGTACGACGTTCCGTGCGAAGTCGAGTATATCAACTGCGAAGTGACGGACACACAGTATCGCGTGCTCGCGCAACTCGCGAACAAATTCATCGAGAAGAACATCGAACGAATCGAGGCAGAACAGGACCGCCTCGACGAGATGCGCACGCGGGCGACAGAAGACCCGAACGCGCTCGCCGATACGCCCTATGACTCCATCGCCGAGATAAACGAGCGCGAGGAGGAACTCGCCGTCGACGCCGACGAGATGGAGACCGTTCCGATGACGGGATGGCCGACAGACCGTGTCTATACGACGTTCTTCGACGCCGTCGATTACAAAGAGCGCGTGGTCGTCATCATGCTCGACGAAATCGACAAACTCGTCGAAAAATCGGGCGACGACACGCTCTATAATCTCTCGCGGATGAACTCGGAACTCGACAACTCGCGGATTTCTATCATGGGTATCTCGAACGACCTGAAGTTCACCGACTTTCTCGACCCGCGAGTCAAGTCGAGTCTCGGCGAGGAGGAAATCGTCTTCCCACCGTACGACGCCAACCAACTCCGCGATATCCTTCAGCACCGCGCCGACGTGGCGTTCAAAGGGGGCGCATTGACGGACGACGTAATCCCGCTTTGTGCCGCCTTCGCGGCGCAGGAGCACGGTGACGCGCGCCGCGCGCTCGACTTGCTCCGAACAGCCGGAGAACTCGCCGAGCGTGGGCAGGCCGATACCGTCGAAGAAGCGCACGTCCGGCAAGCACAGGATAAAATCGAACTCGACCGCGTCGTCGAGGTCGTTCGGACGCTCCCCACGCAG
It includes:
- a CDS encoding Cdc6/Cdc18 family protein, with translation MDEDDNPRDGNRREDGGNPQRDIDTGSGGVAPEDDVSAEDIDIQASIGPDADTPDEDLDQHKDPDVGLDKVVLNDDDGSKGLFDDLLAGEPIFENKEVLRPSYTPHELPHRTDQINQMATILVSALRGETPSNILIYGKTGTGKTASAKFVSQELESTSQKYDVPCEVEYINCEVTDTQYRVLAQLANKFIEKNIERIEAEQDRLDEMRTRATEDPNALADTPYDSIAEINEREEELAVDADEMETVPMTGWPTDRVYTTFFDAVDYKERVVVIMLDEIDKLVEKSGDDTLYNLSRMNSELDNSRISIMGISNDLKFTDFLDPRVKSSLGEEEIVFPPYDANQLRDILQHRADVAFKGGALTDDVIPLCAAFAAQEHGDARRALDLLRTAGELAERGQADTVEEAHVRQAQDKIELDRVVEVVRTLPTQSKIVLFAIILLEKNGVRNINTGEVFNIYKRLCEEIDADVLTQRRVTDLISELDMLGIVNAVVVSKGRYGRTKEISLSVPIDETEAVLLTDSRLGDIESAQPFVQARFDN